Proteins encoded by one window of Rhodamnia argentea isolate NSW1041297 chromosome 6, ASM2092103v1, whole genome shotgun sequence:
- the LOC115755950 gene encoding zinc finger CCCH domain-containing protein 58-like isoform X1 yields the protein MTPGSSAHPPYPLPHRTMEPYGASGEEPRSDPGAQTGLEERMWRLELGGAKSYPQRPDEADCNYYLRTGFCGYGARCRFNHPPDRSAILYASQVLGATRAGAVEYPERLGQPVCQYYMRTATCKFGVSCKFHHPKQGIGSAVPVALNYYGFPLRPGEKECSYYVKTGQCKFGAMCKFHHPQPAGIQVPTPGAGPQIAPVATPFMASAVYPAAQSPAVHSSQQYGVVVARSPVLSSYGPYGSVLLSPSMVPYHGWSPYPATVGPVASPSTQPSTGSSSVYGVTQLSPPVSGFPGQYQPLLPSFSASSGHQKEQSFPERPGQPECQYYMKTGYCKYGSSCRYHHPPDLISQEASVFLSPIGLPLRPGAPPCTYFAQHGVCKYGRACKFNHPMGMLSYSPSASSLADMPVAPYPVGSSIGTLAPSSSSSELRPEVTSGSVREVSSTRSSSSMSASSASIASVLLKSETASHSKSQKSGQNPGSSPGNNSRTTEDRSSI from the exons ATGACTCCGGGGTCCTCCGCTCATCCCCCCTACCCCCTACCCCACCGTACGATGGAGCCGTACGGCGCGTCCGGCGAGGAGCCGCGGTCCGATCCCGGCGCCCAGACAGGCCTCGAAG AGCGTATGTGGCGGTTGGAATTGGGAGGTGCTAAATCGTACCCGCAGAGGCCCGACGAGGCCGATTGCAACTACTATTTGCGGACAGGGTTTTGCGGATACGGTGCGCGGTGTCGTTTCAATCATCCGCCCGACCGTAGCGCG ATTTTGTACGCTTCTCAGGTGCTTGGGGCTACACGAGCTGGTGCAGTTGAGTATCCTGAACGCTTGGGCCAGCCAGTATGCCAG TACTACATGAGGACGGCTACATGTAAATTTGGTGTGTCCTGTAAATTTCACCATCCTAAGCAGGGAATTGGTTCTGCTGTCCCTGTCGCGCTCAATTATTATGGTTTCCCATTACGCCCG GGCGAGAAAGAGTGTTCCTATTATGTAAAGACAGGGCAATGTAAGTTTGGTGCCATGTGTAAATTTCACCATCCTCAGCCAGCTGGAATCCAGGTTCCAACACCAGGAGCAGGACCACAGATTGCACCGGTGGCTACTCCGTTTATGGCATCTGCAGTGTATCCTGCTGCGCAATCCCCTGCTGTTCATTCATCTCAACAGTATGGTGTTGTAGTCGCAAGGTCTCCTGTATTGTCATCGTATGGCCCCTATGGTTCTGTTTTGCTCTCCCCCAGCATGGTTCCTTATCATGGTTGGAGTCCTTATCCG GCAACGGTTGGTCCGGTGGCATCTCCAAGTACTCAACCTTCTACGGGGTCGAGTTCAGTGTATGGAGTAACCCAACTATCTCCACCAGTGTCAGGTTTCCCTGGACAATATCAACCTTTACTTCCCTCTTTCAGTGCTTCAAGTGGTCACCAAAAGGAACAGTCATTTCCAGAGAGGCCTGGCCAACCTGAGTGTCAATATTACATGAAAACAGGATATTGTAAATACGGATCTTCGTGTAGATACCATCATCCACCAGATCTGATTTCTCAAGAAGCAAGTGTTTTTCTTAGCCCCATTGGATTGCCATTGCGTCCA GGTGCGCCACCCTGTACTTATTTTGCGCAACATGGAGTATGCAAGTATGGACGAGCTTGCAAATTTAATCACCCAATGGGAATGCTGAGTTACAGCCCATCTGCATCTTCTCTGGCAGACATGCCCGTCGCACCGTACCCAGTGGGATCTTCCATTGGCACGCTAgctccgtcttcttcttcttcagaatTGCGGCCTGAAGTTACTTCAGGGTCTGTCAGGGAGGTATCATCAACGAGGTCATCCTCATCAATGAGTGCATCCAGTGCATCAATTGCTTCAGTACTTTTGAAGAGTGAAACCGCTTCTCATTCTAAGTCCCAAAAGTCTGGTCAGAATCCTGGCTCTTCACCTGGCAACAACAGCAGGACTACAGAAGATCGGAGTTCAATCTGA
- the LOC115755950 gene encoding zinc finger CCCH domain-containing protein 58-like isoform X2, producing the protein MTPGSSAHPPYPLPHRTMEPYGASGEEPRSDPGAQTGLEERMWRLELGGAKSYPQRPDEADCNYYLRTGFCGYGARCRFNHPPDRSAVLGATRAGAVEYPERLGQPVCQYYMRTATCKFGVSCKFHHPKQGIGSAVPVALNYYGFPLRPGEKECSYYVKTGQCKFGAMCKFHHPQPAGIQVPTPGAGPQIAPVATPFMASAVYPAAQSPAVHSSQQYGVVVARSPVLSSYGPYGSVLLSPSMVPYHGWSPYPATVGPVASPSTQPSTGSSSVYGVTQLSPPVSGFPGQYQPLLPSFSASSGHQKEQSFPERPGQPECQYYMKTGYCKYGSSCRYHHPPDLISQEASVFLSPIGLPLRPGAPPCTYFAQHGVCKYGRACKFNHPMGMLSYSPSASSLADMPVAPYPVGSSIGTLAPSSSSSELRPEVTSGSVREVSSTRSSSSMSASSASIASVLLKSETASHSKSQKSGQNPGSSPGNNSRTTEDRSSI; encoded by the exons ATGACTCCGGGGTCCTCCGCTCATCCCCCCTACCCCCTACCCCACCGTACGATGGAGCCGTACGGCGCGTCCGGCGAGGAGCCGCGGTCCGATCCCGGCGCCCAGACAGGCCTCGAAG AGCGTATGTGGCGGTTGGAATTGGGAGGTGCTAAATCGTACCCGCAGAGGCCCGACGAGGCCGATTGCAACTACTATTTGCGGACAGGGTTTTGCGGATACGGTGCGCGGTGTCGTTTCAATCATCCGCCCGACCGTAGCGCG GTGCTTGGGGCTACACGAGCTGGTGCAGTTGAGTATCCTGAACGCTTGGGCCAGCCAGTATGCCAG TACTACATGAGGACGGCTACATGTAAATTTGGTGTGTCCTGTAAATTTCACCATCCTAAGCAGGGAATTGGTTCTGCTGTCCCTGTCGCGCTCAATTATTATGGTTTCCCATTACGCCCG GGCGAGAAAGAGTGTTCCTATTATGTAAAGACAGGGCAATGTAAGTTTGGTGCCATGTGTAAATTTCACCATCCTCAGCCAGCTGGAATCCAGGTTCCAACACCAGGAGCAGGACCACAGATTGCACCGGTGGCTACTCCGTTTATGGCATCTGCAGTGTATCCTGCTGCGCAATCCCCTGCTGTTCATTCATCTCAACAGTATGGTGTTGTAGTCGCAAGGTCTCCTGTATTGTCATCGTATGGCCCCTATGGTTCTGTTTTGCTCTCCCCCAGCATGGTTCCTTATCATGGTTGGAGTCCTTATCCG GCAACGGTTGGTCCGGTGGCATCTCCAAGTACTCAACCTTCTACGGGGTCGAGTTCAGTGTATGGAGTAACCCAACTATCTCCACCAGTGTCAGGTTTCCCTGGACAATATCAACCTTTACTTCCCTCTTTCAGTGCTTCAAGTGGTCACCAAAAGGAACAGTCATTTCCAGAGAGGCCTGGCCAACCTGAGTGTCAATATTACATGAAAACAGGATATTGTAAATACGGATCTTCGTGTAGATACCATCATCCACCAGATCTGATTTCTCAAGAAGCAAGTGTTTTTCTTAGCCCCATTGGATTGCCATTGCGTCCA GGTGCGCCACCCTGTACTTATTTTGCGCAACATGGAGTATGCAAGTATGGACGAGCTTGCAAATTTAATCACCCAATGGGAATGCTGAGTTACAGCCCATCTGCATCTTCTCTGGCAGACATGCCCGTCGCACCGTACCCAGTGGGATCTTCCATTGGCACGCTAgctccgtcttcttcttcttcagaatTGCGGCCTGAAGTTACTTCAGGGTCTGTCAGGGAGGTATCATCAACGAGGTCATCCTCATCAATGAGTGCATCCAGTGCATCAATTGCTTCAGTACTTTTGAAGAGTGAAACCGCTTCTCATTCTAAGTCCCAAAAGTCTGGTCAGAATCCTGGCTCTTCACCTGGCAACAACAGCAGGACTACAGAAGATCGGAGTTCAATCTGA
- the LOC115755950 gene encoding zinc finger CCCH domain-containing protein 58-like isoform X3: protein MWRLELGGAKSYPQRPDEADCNYYLRTGFCGYGARCRFNHPPDRSASNHVQSRPKILYASQVLGATRAGAVEYPERLGQPVCQYYMRTATCKFGVSCKFHHPKQGIGSAVPVALNYYGFPLRPGEKECSYYVKTGQCKFGAMCKFHHPQPAGIQVPTPGAGPQIAPVATPFMASAVYPAAQSPAVHSSQQYGVVVARSPVLSSYGPYGSVLLSPSMVPYHGWSPYPATVGPVASPSTQPSTGSSSVYGVTQLSPPVSGFPGQYQPLLPSFSASSGHQKEQSFPERPGQPECQYYMKTGYCKYGSSCRYHHPPDLISQEASVFLSPIGLPLRPGAPPCTYFAQHGVCKYGRACKFNHPMGMLSYSPSASSLADMPVAPYPVGSSIGTLAPSSSSSELRPEVTSGSVREVSSTRSSSSMSASSASIASVLLKSETASHSKSQKSGQNPGSSPGNNSRTTEDRSSI from the exons ATGTGGCGGTTGGAATTGGGAGGTGCTAAATCGTACCCGCAGAGGCCCGACGAGGCCGATTGCAACTACTATTTGCGGACAGGGTTTTGCGGATACGGTGCGCGGTGTCGTTTCAATCATCCGCCCGACCGTAGCGCG AGTAACCATGTTCAGAGTAGACCGAAG ATTTTGTACGCTTCTCAGGTGCTTGGGGCTACACGAGCTGGTGCAGTTGAGTATCCTGAACGCTTGGGCCAGCCAGTATGCCAG TACTACATGAGGACGGCTACATGTAAATTTGGTGTGTCCTGTAAATTTCACCATCCTAAGCAGGGAATTGGTTCTGCTGTCCCTGTCGCGCTCAATTATTATGGTTTCCCATTACGCCCG GGCGAGAAAGAGTGTTCCTATTATGTAAAGACAGGGCAATGTAAGTTTGGTGCCATGTGTAAATTTCACCATCCTCAGCCAGCTGGAATCCAGGTTCCAACACCAGGAGCAGGACCACAGATTGCACCGGTGGCTACTCCGTTTATGGCATCTGCAGTGTATCCTGCTGCGCAATCCCCTGCTGTTCATTCATCTCAACAGTATGGTGTTGTAGTCGCAAGGTCTCCTGTATTGTCATCGTATGGCCCCTATGGTTCTGTTTTGCTCTCCCCCAGCATGGTTCCTTATCATGGTTGGAGTCCTTATCCG GCAACGGTTGGTCCGGTGGCATCTCCAAGTACTCAACCTTCTACGGGGTCGAGTTCAGTGTATGGAGTAACCCAACTATCTCCACCAGTGTCAGGTTTCCCTGGACAATATCAACCTTTACTTCCCTCTTTCAGTGCTTCAAGTGGTCACCAAAAGGAACAGTCATTTCCAGAGAGGCCTGGCCAACCTGAGTGTCAATATTACATGAAAACAGGATATTGTAAATACGGATCTTCGTGTAGATACCATCATCCACCAGATCTGATTTCTCAAGAAGCAAGTGTTTTTCTTAGCCCCATTGGATTGCCATTGCGTCCA GGTGCGCCACCCTGTACTTATTTTGCGCAACATGGAGTATGCAAGTATGGACGAGCTTGCAAATTTAATCACCCAATGGGAATGCTGAGTTACAGCCCATCTGCATCTTCTCTGGCAGACATGCCCGTCGCACCGTACCCAGTGGGATCTTCCATTGGCACGCTAgctccgtcttcttcttcttcagaatTGCGGCCTGAAGTTACTTCAGGGTCTGTCAGGGAGGTATCATCAACGAGGTCATCCTCATCAATGAGTGCATCCAGTGCATCAATTGCTTCAGTACTTTTGAAGAGTGAAACCGCTTCTCATTCTAAGTCCCAAAAGTCTGGTCAGAATCCTGGCTCTTCACCTGGCAACAACAGCAGGACTACAGAAGATCGGAGTTCAATCTGA
- the LOC115755965 gene encoding probable serine/threonine-protein kinase PBL21 isoform X1 yields MSTSVASIAAVSAGALALVAVLVGLVWFCMSKLNTLANRNSETGSSDPSALVEWNRGGASGSGAAPPQSGPQGARQFTMQELELATRQFDESNLIGHGSFGSVYKGLLRDGTVVAIKRRTGVLQPEFVTEVSYLSEIRHRNLVTLLGYCLENGCQMLVFEYLPNGSMCNHLYDTGQESSTKLEFKQRISIALGAAKGLCHLHSLRPPLVHKNFKTANVLVDENFIAKVSDAGLTELLEKIKIEEAGPSRPSVSVFQDPEAGASGGFSEMSDAYSFGVFLLELVTGEAIPNMISSGHESLIQWVESRESLINLVDPRLAGTFTMDGMGDLMRLTLSCITPPRHRRPKMDTIVGELERIWEKEMALTTVMGEGTSIITPGSELFKS; encoded by the exons ATGTCAACTTCAGTAGCATCAATAGCTGCAGTTTCTGCCGGGGCACTTGCATTGGTGGCTGTACTAGTTGGACTCGTTTGGTTTTGCATGTCAAAGCTGAACACGTTAGCTAACAGGAATTCCGAGACGGGATCTTCTGATCCATCTGCATTGG TCGAATGGAATAGGGGAGGCGCGTCCGGTTCAGGAGCAGCTCCGCCCCAATCCGGGCCCCAGGGAGCGAGGCAGTTTACAATGCAAGAGTTGGAGCTAGCAACTAGGCAGTTCGATGAGAGCAATCTCATTGGACATGGAAGTTTCGGTTCCGTCTATAAAGGTTTACTTCGCGATGGAACTGTTGTCGCCATCAAAAGGCGCACAGGTGTGCTTCAACCAGAATTTGTCACGGAG GTATCATATTTGTCGGAGATTCGCCACCGTAATTTAGTCACTCTCTTGGGCTACTGCCTTGAAAATGGGTGTCAGATGTTAGTCTTCGAATACCTACCAAATGGCAGCATGTGCAACCATCTTTATG ACACAGGACAAGAATCTTCGACGAAGTTGGAGTTCAAGCAGAGGATCTCCATTGCTCTTGGGGCTGCTAAAG GCTTATGCCATTTGCATAGCCTTAGACCTCCTTTGGTGCACAAGAACTTCAAAACGGCTAATGTCTTGGTCGACGAGAATTTCATAGCTAAAGTCTCAGATGCAGGGCTCACGGAACTTCTCGAAAAGATAAAGATAGAAGAAGCAGGTCCATCTCGCCCATCTGTCAGTGTTTTCCAAGATCCAGA GGCAGGAGCATCGGGTGGTTTCTCTGAGATGAGCGATGCATATAGCTTCGGAGTATTTCTTTTGGAGCTAGTTACTGGAGAAGCGATTCCGAACATGATATCGTCAGGACATGAAAGCTTAATCCAGTGG GTGGAGTCCCGGGAAAGCTTGATAAACCTTGTGGACCCTCGGCTAGCTGGAACTTTCACGATGGATGGAATGGGGGACTTGATGAGGCTAACATTGTCATGCATAACTCCCCCGCGCCACAGGCGACCGAAGATGGACACAATTGTGGGGGAGCTCGAGAGGATTTGGGAGAAAGAGATGGCTTTGACGACAGTCATGGGCGAGGGAACTTCTATAATTACTCCGGGCAGTGAGTTGTTTAAGTCGTAA
- the LOC115755965 gene encoding putative serine/threonine-protein kinase isoform X2, with product MSTSVASIAAVSAGALALVAVLVGLVWFCMSKLNTLANRNSETGSSDPSALVEWNRGGASGSGAAPPQSGPQGARQFTMQELELATRQFDESNLIGHGSFGSVYKGLLRDGTVVAIKRRTGVLQPEFVTEVSYLSEIRHRNLVTLLGYCLENGCQMLVFEYLPNGSMCNHLYDTGQESSTKLEFKQRISIALGAAKGLCHLHSLRPPLVHKNFKTANVLVDENFIAKVSDAGLTELLEKIKIEEAGASGGFSEMSDAYSFGVFLLELVTGEAIPNMISSGHESLIQWVESRESLINLVDPRLAGTFTMDGMGDLMRLTLSCITPPRHRRPKMDTIVGELERIWEKEMALTTVMGEGTSIITPGSELFKS from the exons ATGTCAACTTCAGTAGCATCAATAGCTGCAGTTTCTGCCGGGGCACTTGCATTGGTGGCTGTACTAGTTGGACTCGTTTGGTTTTGCATGTCAAAGCTGAACACGTTAGCTAACAGGAATTCCGAGACGGGATCTTCTGATCCATCTGCATTGG TCGAATGGAATAGGGGAGGCGCGTCCGGTTCAGGAGCAGCTCCGCCCCAATCCGGGCCCCAGGGAGCGAGGCAGTTTACAATGCAAGAGTTGGAGCTAGCAACTAGGCAGTTCGATGAGAGCAATCTCATTGGACATGGAAGTTTCGGTTCCGTCTATAAAGGTTTACTTCGCGATGGAACTGTTGTCGCCATCAAAAGGCGCACAGGTGTGCTTCAACCAGAATTTGTCACGGAG GTATCATATTTGTCGGAGATTCGCCACCGTAATTTAGTCACTCTCTTGGGCTACTGCCTTGAAAATGGGTGTCAGATGTTAGTCTTCGAATACCTACCAAATGGCAGCATGTGCAACCATCTTTATG ACACAGGACAAGAATCTTCGACGAAGTTGGAGTTCAAGCAGAGGATCTCCATTGCTCTTGGGGCTGCTAAAG GCTTATGCCATTTGCATAGCCTTAGACCTCCTTTGGTGCACAAGAACTTCAAAACGGCTAATGTCTTGGTCGACGAGAATTTCATAGCTAAAGTCTCAGATGCAGGGCTCACGGAACTTCTCGAAAAGATAAAGATAGAAGAAGCAG GAGCATCGGGTGGTTTCTCTGAGATGAGCGATGCATATAGCTTCGGAGTATTTCTTTTGGAGCTAGTTACTGGAGAAGCGATTCCGAACATGATATCGTCAGGACATGAAAGCTTAATCCAGTGG GTGGAGTCCCGGGAAAGCTTGATAAACCTTGTGGACCCTCGGCTAGCTGGAACTTTCACGATGGATGGAATGGGGGACTTGATGAGGCTAACATTGTCATGCATAACTCCCCCGCGCCACAGGCGACCGAAGATGGACACAATTGTGGGGGAGCTCGAGAGGATTTGGGAGAAAGAGATGGCTTTGACGACAGTCATGGGCGAGGGAACTTCTATAATTACTCCGGGCAGTGAGTTGTTTAAGTCGTAA
- the LOC115755968 gene encoding E3 ubiquitin-protein ligase Topors, whose amino-acid sequence MESSSCPPSSSSSSRKRALSSSHRHRERLLTGAILPSIRGQSCPICLENVEDRGQGAAVLASCLHAYCLCCIRKWSRLRRRCPLCNAEFGSWFRQISLHRGSFLEERLPSIDEDDEANRRAGSTPLSCRRAIRRSRDELNGSTRQTWSEPCRRSFGRPGSVPPDVLAARKLQWRASIYNRFLQAVPSSRNSQGLPRHSGWKERILQRIEPWIRRELEAILGDPDPSVIVHVVTSVFISTFEKKPNIPHGQLGEDVVSSLQPFLHDRTSMFWHELRCFAENLLSMEAYDAVVKYRKLQ is encoded by the exons ATGGAGTCGTCATCTtgtccaccttcttcttcttcttcttctcgaaaACGGGCTTTAAGTTCTTCTCATCGCCACCGCGAGAGATTGCTCACCGGGGCGATCCTACCTTCGATCCGAGGCCAATCCTGTCCGATATGTCTCGAGAACGTCGAGGACAGAGGGCAAGGAGCGGCCGTCCTCGCCAGCTGCTTGCACGCTTACTGCTTGTGCTGCATCCGCAAGTGGAGCAGGTTGAGGAGGAGGTGCCCTCTCTGCAACGCCGAGTTCGGCTCTTGGTTTCGCCAGATCAGCCTCCATCGCGGGAGCTTTCTCGAAGAGCGGTTGCCTTCGATCGACGAGGATGACGAGGCCAATCGACGAGCTGGTTCGACTCCCCTCTCGTGTCGAAG AGCTATCCGAAGATCAAGAGATGAGTTGAATGGTTCAACCCGGCAAACCTGGTCAGAACCATGTCGAAGATCATTTGGGAGGCCAGGGTCTGTTCCACCCGATGTTTTAGCTGCAAGAAAACTCCAATGGCGTGCCAG CATATACAACCGATTCTTGCAGGCTGTTCCTTCTTCCAGGAACTCTCAG GGCTTGCCAAGACACAGTGgttggaaagaaagaattttacAGAGAATAGAACCATGGATTCGGAGGGAGTTAGAGGCCATCCTTGGGGACCCAGATCCTTCTGTTATAGTTCATGTAGTGACCTCAGTGTTTATTTCAACCTTTGAGAAGAAACCAAATATCCCACATGGACAGCTGGGTGAAGATGTGGTTTCTTCTCTACAACCTTTCCTACATGATCGAACCAGCATGTTCTGGCACGAATTAAG ATGTTTTGCTGAGAATTTGCTCTCTATGGAAGCATACGATGCAGTCGTCAAGTACAGGAAGTTGCAATAG